From Paenibacillus sp. PK3_47, the proteins below share one genomic window:
- a CDS encoding ABC transporter ATP-binding protein: MIDKPSGGRILYEGQDVYKASSYYKSRLGYLPQSIGLIPALSGREFLMYIAAMKGLPGREAALVVEELLESLNLSGIGDQPIQSYSGGMKQRVGIGQALLNQPSVLLLDEPTVGLDPDERVFFKQLIAKYAERSTVILSTHIVSDVEALATHIIIMKKGRVLASGDSRTLKQSLHGKVWRIPAAGTGTDLKVPHIYGGSQMNREGLETRVLSYTRPAPYAVETEPSLEDVYLYYMHQNQLVQDSSGRSHPLDGHGGLAGGL; the protein is encoded by the coding sequence ATGATTGATAAGCCGTCCGGCGGGCGGATTCTTTATGAGGGCCAGGATGTTTATAAAGCCTCCAGTTATTACAAAAGCAGGCTCGGCTATCTTCCCCAGAGTATCGGACTGATCCCTGCCCTGAGCGGACGGGAATTTCTGATGTACATCGCTGCCATGAAGGGTCTGCCGGGACGGGAAGCTGCCCTTGTGGTAGAGGAGCTGCTGGAATCTCTTAATCTGTCCGGGATCGGCGACCAGCCGATCCAGAGCTACTCCGGCGGGATGAAGCAGCGGGTCGGCATCGGCCAGGCTCTGCTCAATCAGCCCTCTGTCCTGCTGCTGGATGAACCCACTGTAGGTCTCGACCCGGATGAGCGGGTGTTCTTCAAGCAGCTGATTGCCAAGTATGCCGAACGGTCCACAGTCATATTATCTACCCATATTGTCTCCGATGTTGAGGCACTTGCCACACATATTATCATTATGAAAAAGGGCCGGGTTCTTGCCTCCGGCGACTCGCGTACCCTGAAGCAGTCCCTTCACGGTAAGGTCTGGAGAATTCCGGCGGCGGGCACCGGGACAGATCTGAAGGTGCCTCATATTTACGGCGGCAGCCAGATGAACCGTGAGGGTCTGGAGACCCGTGTCCTGTCCTATACGCGCCCTGCCCCTTACGCAGTTGAAACAGAGCCTTCGCTTGAAGATGTCTACTTATATTATATGCATCAGAACCAGCTGGTCCAGGATTCCTCCGGCAGAAGCCATCCGCTGGATGGCCATGGCGGATTGGCGGGTGGCCTGTGA
- a CDS encoding XTP/dITP diphosphatase, whose product MSSGGGILIVATKNKGKVREFQHAFAPLGLTVKSMFDYPELPDVVEDGETFAQNAFKKSKAVGDALGLPVLADDSGLCVDALDGKPGVYSARYAGEGAEDGENNLKLLSELERLKQGEDTGQPLLSTARFVCALSLYDPADGQELTAEGTVEGWITSEPAGGGGFGYDPLFYLSEYDKTMAELTLEEKQKISHRGMALRLLTGKLAAKQNGL is encoded by the coding sequence ATGAGCTCAGGCGGCGGAATTCTGATTGTTGCGACGAAGAATAAAGGCAAGGTGCGGGAGTTTCAGCATGCTTTTGCGCCGCTTGGACTGACTGTGAAGAGCATGTTCGATTATCCGGAACTGCCGGATGTCGTCGAGGACGGGGAGACCTTTGCCCAAAATGCTTTCAAAAAGTCAAAAGCCGTAGGCGATGCCCTCGGACTGCCGGTGCTCGCGGATGATTCCGGGCTGTGTGTGGATGCCCTCGACGGCAAACCGGGTGTCTACTCCGCACGTTATGCGGGAGAAGGAGCCGAAGACGGCGAGAATAACCTGAAGCTGCTGAGTGAGCTGGAACGGCTGAAACAGGGCGAGGACACCGGTCAGCCGCTGCTCAGCACGGCGCGGTTTGTCTGTGCGTTGTCGCTGTATGATCCGGCTGACGGCCAGGAGCTGACCGCTGAAGGAACGGTGGAAGGCTGGATCACCTCTGAGCCGGCCGGCGGCGGGGGCTTCGGTTATGATCCGCTGTTCTATCTTTCAGAGTATGACAAGACAATGGCAGAGCTTACGCTGGAAGAAAAGCAGAAGATCAGCCACCGGGGAATGGCGCTGCGGCTGCTGACCGGGAAGCTTGCCGCGAAGCAGAACGGATTGTAG
- the asnB gene encoding asparagine synthase (glutamine-hydrolyzing), which produces MCGITGFIQWRGDLTQHSQLLVKMTETLANRGPDAAGTWISGPCAFGHRRLSVIDPENGAQPMIARHEDHVYAIVYNGELYNAPELKQELKQRGHHFLTQCDTEVLLHAYIEWGPECTEKLNGIFAFAVWDGRHDRVFLARDRLGVKPLFYSRVDDVFVFGSEPKALLQHPKVQPKVGPEGLSEIFIVGPARTPGHGVYKDIFELRPGHAMIYSREGIRSYAYWNLESYNHTDNVEQTAAKVRELLQDTLERQLVSDVPVCSLLSGGLDSSALTALAVNYYNKNGQGRVDTYSVDYVDNDKHFKSHSFQPGADGPWIKRMVDELNTNHHYISFDTPELVAALDNALYSRDLPGMTDVDSSLYLFCGEIKKNATVAISGEAADEIFGGYPWFHREDMLSSGTFPWSVAPKMRASLLSPEIHEWIRPLEYLGDRYSDAVAEVPKLDGETGKQAQMRVMSYLNITRFMPTLLDRKDRMSMGVGLEVRVPYCDHRLVQYVFNIPWEIKTVGNREKGILRKALEGVLPDDVLYRKKSPYPKTHNPAYLNAVRTRMLNILDDKSSPILPLIDAAKIREIAASPESSSNLPWFGQLMSGPQLFAYLAQVDLWLRKYNVSIG; this is translated from the coding sequence ATGTGCGGAATAACCGGATTTATCCAGTGGCGCGGCGACCTTACCCAGCACTCGCAACTGCTAGTTAAAATGACTGAAACTTTGGCCAACCGCGGACCGGATGCGGCCGGAACCTGGATCTCAGGCCCCTGTGCCTTCGGCCACCGCAGACTTAGCGTCATCGATCCCGAAAACGGCGCACAGCCGATGATCGCCCGCCATGAAGACCATGTGTACGCCATTGTGTATAACGGTGAATTATACAACGCCCCGGAACTCAAACAAGAGCTCAAGCAGCGGGGACATCATTTTCTCACCCAGTGCGACACGGAAGTCCTGCTCCATGCTTATATCGAATGGGGTCCGGAGTGCACGGAGAAGCTGAACGGCATCTTTGCTTTTGCTGTCTGGGACGGCAGGCATGACAGAGTGTTTCTGGCCCGCGACCGTCTCGGTGTAAAGCCTTTGTTCTACAGCAGGGTAGATGATGTGTTTGTGTTTGGTTCCGAGCCTAAAGCGCTCCTGCAGCATCCCAAGGTACAGCCGAAGGTTGGTCCGGAGGGACTCTCGGAGATTTTCATCGTCGGTCCGGCCCGGACACCGGGACATGGTGTATACAAAGATATATTCGAGCTTCGTCCAGGTCATGCCATGATTTACAGCCGGGAAGGAATCCGCAGCTATGCATACTGGAATCTGGAGAGCTATAACCACACCGATAATGTTGAGCAGACAGCCGCCAAGGTACGTGAGCTGCTGCAGGATACGCTGGAACGCCAGCTCGTCTCTGATGTTCCCGTCTGCTCCCTTCTCTCCGGGGGACTGGATTCCAGCGCGCTCACTGCGCTCGCCGTAAATTACTACAACAAGAACGGCCAAGGCAGGGTGGATACTTATTCTGTCGATTATGTGGATAATGATAAGCATTTCAAAAGCCACTCTTTTCAGCCTGGCGCAGACGGGCCATGGATCAAGCGGATGGTCGATGAACTGAACACAAATCATCATTATATTTCATTTGATACGCCAGAGCTTGTGGCAGCACTCGACAATGCGCTCTATTCCCGGGATTTGCCGGGGATGACGGATGTGGACTCCTCGCTGTACCTGTTCTGCGGAGAGATCAAAAAGAACGCGACCGTCGCCATTTCCGGCGAAGCCGCGGATGAGATCTTTGGCGGATATCCCTGGTTCCACCGTGAGGATATGCTGTCTTCCGGCACATTCCCCTGGTCTGTGGCACCCAAAATGCGCGCAAGCCTGTTATCTCCGGAAATCCATGAATGGATCCGTCCGCTGGAGTATTTGGGCGACAGATACAGCGACGCAGTGGCAGAAGTGCCAAAACTTGACGGCGAGACCGGTAAGCAGGCCCAGATGCGCGTGATGTCTTACCTCAACATTACCCGCTTCATGCCGACCCTGCTGGACCGCAAGGACCGGATGAGTATGGGCGTAGGGCTGGAGGTCCGCGTTCCTTATTGTGACCACCGGCTCGTACAGTATGTATTTAACATTCCCTGGGAAATCAAGACCGTTGGCAACCGTGAAAAGGGGATTCTGCGCAAAGCTCTTGAGGGTGTCCTGCCGGATGATGTACTTTACCGTAAAAAAAGCCCTTATCCCAAAACGCATAATCCCGCTTATTTGAACGCTGTACGGACACGGATGCTCAACATTCTGGATGATAAAAGTTCACCTATTCTGCCCTTAATTGACGCCGCCAAAATCCGTGAAATCGCAGCATCCCCGGAATCCTCCAGCAATTTGCCCTGGTTCGGCCAGCTGATGTCCGGCCCGCAGCTGTTCGCTTATCTGGCCCAAGTGGATCTCTGGCTGCGTAAGTATAATGTGTCCATTGGTTAA
- a CDS encoding aldo/keto reductase, whose protein sequence is MSQLNGPFSGGPTLNDGVTMPWLGLGVWQTKDGEEVINAVKTAIETGYRSIDTAAGYNNEEGVGQAIRECGVPRDELFITTKVRNPDQGYESTLKAFEESRKKLGLDVIDLYLIHWPVAGKYRDTWKALIHLQKEGLVKSIGVSNFQVHHLQDIIDDSGVVPVVNQVEFHPLLTQRELLKFTRAHDIQLEAWSPLMQGNLDVPLLQELAEKYGRTVAQIVLRWDLQQGVITIPKSVHAERIVENAGFFDFTLSDEDVKAIEDLNQNHRFGPDPDNFNF, encoded by the coding sequence ATGAGTCAATTAAACGGACCATTTTCAGGTGGACCCACGTTAAATGATGGAGTAACGATGCCGTGGCTGGGGCTGGGCGTATGGCAGACCAAAGACGGCGAAGAGGTTATCAACGCGGTGAAAACAGCAATAGAGACCGGCTACCGCAGCATTGATACGGCGGCCGGTTACAATAATGAAGAAGGCGTCGGACAGGCCATCCGGGAGTGCGGTGTACCACGGGACGAGCTGTTTATCACCACTAAGGTGCGCAATCCCGATCAGGGCTACGAATCAACGCTCAAGGCTTTCGAGGAGAGCCGCAAAAAGCTTGGGCTGGATGTCATCGACCTGTACCTGATCCACTGGCCGGTGGCCGGGAAATACCGGGATACATGGAAAGCGCTGATCCACCTGCAGAAGGAAGGCTTGGTCAAATCGATTGGCGTAAGCAACTTTCAGGTTCATCACCTGCAGGATATTATCGACGATTCCGGCGTGGTACCGGTCGTTAACCAGGTCGAGTTCCATCCGCTGCTTACCCAGCGTGAGCTGCTGAAATTCACGCGCGCGCATGATATTCAGCTGGAGGCCTGGAGCCCGCTGATGCAGGGGAACCTGGATGTGCCGCTGCTGCAGGAGCTGGCCGAGAAATACGGCAGAACCGTAGCGCAGATTGTGCTCCGCTGGGATTTGCAGCAGGGCGTAATCACAATCCCGAAATCGGTGCATGCCGAGCGGATCGTTGAGAATGCCGGCTTCTTCGATTTCACGCTCAGCGATGAAGATGTGAAGGCGATTGAGGATCTGAATCAGAATCACCGGTTCGGTCCGGATCCGGATAATTTTAATTTCTAA
- a CDS encoding SPFH domain-containing protein codes for MEWAIIGIIVVVVVVFIALTIKIVPQQRVGVVERLGKFNRLLTPGLNILIPVIDQVRTYHDLRIQQANVPPQTVITKDNVQVQIDTIIFYQVVGPEEATYGISDYVYGVRNISTATMRQIIGKLELDETLSGREKISSDIRLALDEATEKWGVRIERVEVIDIKPPLDIQEAMDKQMKAERSKRAIVLEAEAAKQDMILRAEGDKQSKILKAEGDKEARIRQAEGLRQAQELEALGQAKAIEAVAEAEKARIALISTAGLDERVLAYQSFEALTDISKGAANKVFLPTSAVETLGSLGAIAEVFKSGKDGK; via the coding sequence ATGGAATGGGCGATTATCGGTATTATTGTGGTTGTAGTCGTAGTTTTTATTGCACTGACGATCAAAATTGTACCGCAGCAAAGAGTAGGTGTTGTAGAACGTCTGGGTAAATTCAACCGCCTGCTTACACCGGGGCTGAATATTCTGATTCCGGTAATTGATCAGGTGCGCACGTATCATGATTTGCGGATTCAGCAGGCGAATGTTCCGCCGCAGACGGTAATTACGAAGGATAATGTTCAGGTGCAGATCGATACGATTATTTTCTACCAGGTCGTTGGCCCGGAAGAAGCAACTTACGGAATTTCCGATTATGTATACGGTGTCCGCAACATCTCTACGGCAACAATGCGGCAGATTATCGGTAAGCTGGAGCTGGATGAAACCTTGTCCGGCCGGGAAAAAATCTCCTCGGACATCCGTCTCGCCCTCGATGAAGCGACTGAGAAGTGGGGCGTGCGGATCGAGCGCGTCGAAGTGATCGACATCAAGCCGCCGCTGGATATCCAGGAGGCGATGGATAAACAGATGAAGGCAGAGCGCAGTAAACGGGCGATTGTACTTGAGGCGGAAGCTGCCAAGCAGGATATGATCCTGCGGGCCGAAGGTGACAAGCAGAGTAAGATTCTGAAGGCGGAAGGGGACAAGGAAGCCCGGATCCGTCAGGCGGAAGGCCTGCGGCAGGCGCAGGAGCTGGAAGCGCTGGGTCAGGCCAAAGCGATCGAAGCGGTCGCCGAAGCCGAGAAGGCGCGGATTGCACTGATCAGCACCGCGGGGCTGGATGAGCGGGTGCTGGCTTACCAGTCTTTTGAAGCGTTGACCGATATATCGAAGGGTGCAGCGAACAAGGTGTTCCTGCCGACCAGCGCCGTCGAGACATTGGGCAGCCTGGGGGCCATCGCCGAGGTGTTCAAGTCCGGCAAGGACGGCAAGTAA
- the rph gene encoding ribonuclease PH, translating into MMRSNGRNDDQLRPLTITTETNKYAEGSVIIEMGDTKVICTATVDEKVPPFLKGQGKGWVTAEYSMLPRATQTRNQREAARGKLTGRTMEIQRLIGRALRSVVNLQALGERSITLDCDVIQADGGTRTASITGAFVAMAFAINKIALQHKLSVFPITDYLGAISVGVVGDKALLDLNYEEDSKAKVDMNVVMTGSGAFVELQGTGEERPFTRQELDQLLGLGEKGIYELIAVQKEVLGPIALKINSGLPGQEV; encoded by the coding sequence ATGATGAGATCAAACGGGCGAAACGACGACCAGCTGCGGCCGCTGACTATAACAACCGAGACGAATAAATATGCCGAGGGCTCCGTAATTATTGAAATGGGAGATACCAAGGTCATCTGTACAGCAACAGTAGATGAAAAAGTCCCGCCGTTCCTCAAGGGACAGGGAAAAGGCTGGGTAACCGCCGAATATTCGATGCTTCCCCGGGCCACGCAGACACGCAACCAGCGTGAAGCCGCACGCGGCAAGCTGACCGGACGGACGATGGAAATTCAGCGTCTGATCGGACGGGCACTCCGTTCCGTAGTGAATCTGCAGGCGCTTGGCGAACGCAGCATCACACTGGACTGCGATGTTATTCAGGCGGATGGGGGGACACGGACGGCTTCGATTACCGGTGCTTTTGTAGCTATGGCTTTTGCCATCAACAAAATCGCGCTTCAGCACAAGCTGAGCGTATTCCCGATTACAGACTACCTTGGGGCGATCAGTGTCGGTGTGGTAGGCGACAAAGCACTGCTGGACCTGAATTATGAGGAAGATTCCAAGGCGAAGGTCGATATGAATGTGGTGATGACGGGCAGCGGTGCGTTTGTTGAACTGCAGGGTACCGGGGAGGAACGTCCGTTCACCCGCCAGGAGCTGGACCAGCTGCTGGGTCTTGGAGAGAAGGGGATCTACGAGCTGATCGCCGTGCAAAAGGAAGTGCTGGGCCCGATCGCACTCAAAATTAATTCCGGCTTGCCGGGACAAGAGGTGTAA
- a CDS encoding NfeD family protein, with the protein MIWLIAAGILFVIEMMVTTFYLLWLSIGALAAGLVSLLFPEAFLLQVAVGCAAALLLTLFSKPLVARFRSSRGFKDTGTEIVGRQGIVVEPIEMGRYGQVKIGGDTWSATSVQALKKDEVVRVIRRGNTIIEVERWGDMY; encoded by the coding sequence GTGATTTGGTTGATCGCAGCCGGCATCCTGTTCGTGATTGAAATGATGGTAACCACATTTTACTTGCTGTGGCTCAGTATCGGGGCTTTGGCAGCAGGTCTGGTATCATTGCTGTTTCCGGAGGCTTTTCTGCTGCAGGTGGCCGTTGGCTGTGCCGCTGCACTGCTGCTGACGCTGTTCTCGAAGCCGCTGGTGGCGAGATTCCGCAGTTCCCGGGGGTTCAAGGATACAGGGACAGAAATCGTAGGCAGACAGGGAATTGTGGTGGAGCCGATTGAGATGGGCCGTTACGGCCAGGTCAAGATAGGCGGGGATACCTGGAGCGCAACCTCTGTTCAGGCACTGAAGAAGGATGAGGTAGTCAGAGTGATCCGAAGAGGCAACACTATTATTGAAGTAGAGCGATGGGGGGATATGTACTGA
- a CDS encoding glycosyl hydrolase family 18 protein — protein MKFTNNRSRKSFTLGIIVAILFSLIPVFGTSAKTVSAAADYKIVGYYASWAAYGRTFNVSDIDPTKMNVINYAFADICWNGVHGNPDPTGPNPVTWSCQNEQGQTISVPNGTIVLGDPWIDAQKSFGDDKWDDPIKGNLKQLWKLKERNPNLKTVISVGGWTWSNRFSDVAATAATREVFANSAVDFIRKYKMDGVDLDWEYPVSGGLAGNSVRPEDKGNYVLLLQKIREKLNAAGAADGKTYLLTIASGASPAYVQNNNLSGIAAVVDWINIMTYDFNGSWNTTTGHNAPLYYDPAAASTGLTEPANYNIDKAVTSYLTAGVPAGKLVLGMPFYGRGWGGAPAASNGQYQVSAGISSTGTWEKGNYDFYDLEANYINKNGYTRYWNNTSKVPYLYNPSTQTFISYDDAESIGHKASYLKSKGLAGAMFWETSGDRNRTLTNKLFAELGGGVVTPTPTPTVTPTPTPTPSVTPTPKPSVTPTATPTATPTVTPTPKPSATPTATPTVTPAPTPGATPTPTPGVSAWAAGVAYKTGDVVSYNGATYTCRQSHTSLQGWEPPVVPALWLLR, from the coding sequence ATGAAGTTCACTAATAACAGATCCCGTAAAAGCTTTACGCTCGGCATCATCGTGGCGATTCTCTTCTCGCTTATTCCGGTTTTTGGCACCAGTGCAAAGACGGTAAGTGCGGCAGCAGACTACAAGATCGTTGGTTATTATGCTTCGTGGGCTGCCTATGGACGGACTTTTAATGTAAGTGATATTGATCCGACCAAAATGAATGTCATCAATTACGCCTTTGCCGATATTTGCTGGAACGGTGTCCATGGCAATCCTGATCCTACCGGTCCGAACCCGGTCACCTGGAGCTGCCAGAATGAACAAGGCCAGACAATCAGTGTGCCTAACGGTACAATTGTGCTTGGCGATCCCTGGATTGATGCCCAAAAAAGCTTCGGCGATGACAAGTGGGATGATCCCATCAAAGGCAACCTGAAACAGCTGTGGAAGCTGAAAGAGCGGAATCCGAATCTCAAAACGGTAATTTCCGTCGGCGGCTGGACCTGGTCGAACCGGTTCTCGGATGTGGCGGCAACGGCAGCTACCCGTGAGGTGTTTGCCAATTCTGCGGTGGATTTCATCCGCAAATACAAAATGGACGGTGTTGATCTGGACTGGGAATACCCTGTAAGCGGAGGGCTGGCCGGCAACAGCGTCAGACCTGAGGACAAAGGGAATTATGTGCTGCTCCTGCAAAAAATCCGTGAAAAACTGAATGCCGCCGGCGCTGCTGACGGCAAAACCTATCTCCTGACGATTGCCTCCGGTGCCTCACCGGCCTATGTTCAAAATAACAACCTTAGCGGCATTGCTGCGGTTGTCGACTGGATTAATATTATGACTTATGACTTTAACGGCAGCTGGAATACAACAACCGGACATAATGCCCCTCTCTACTATGATCCCGCCGCTGCTTCAACAGGATTGACAGAGCCGGCGAATTACAATATCGACAAGGCGGTAACGAGCTATCTGACTGCAGGAGTCCCGGCGGGCAAGCTCGTGCTGGGAATGCCGTTCTACGGCCGCGGATGGGGCGGAGCTCCTGCTGCGAGCAACGGACAGTATCAGGTATCCGCCGGAATCTCCTCTACAGGGACCTGGGAGAAGGGCAACTACGATTTTTATGATCTGGAAGCAAATTATATCAACAAAAACGGCTACACCCGTTACTGGAACAACACCTCCAAGGTTCCTTATCTGTATAATCCGTCCACACAAACCTTCATCAGCTATGATGATGCAGAATCGATCGGTCATAAGGCCAGCTATCTGAAAAGCAAAGGGCTGGCGGGTGCCATGTTCTGGGAGACCAGCGGTGACCGCAACAGAACGCTTACAAACAAGCTGTTCGCCGAGCTTGGCGGCGGGGTGGTTACGCCAACACCGACACCAACTGTTACTCCAACGCCTACCCCTACGCCGTCAGTGACTCCCACGCCAAAGCCTAGCGTCACACCAACAGCAACGCCAACAGCAACACCAACAGTGACTCCGACGCCAAAGCCTAGCGCCACGCCAACAGCAACGCCAACAGTGACTCCGGCGCCAACACCTGGCGCTACACCGACGCCAACCCCGGGTGTATCCGCATGGGCCGCCGGAGTAGCGTATAAAACAGGGGATGTTGTCTCCTACAACGGTGCCACGTATACGTGCAGGCAGTCCCATACCTCGCTGCAGGGCTGGGAGCCGCCTGTTGTACCGGCTCTCTGGCTGCTGAGATAA
- a CDS encoding cupin domain-containing protein, with protein MTHKEISPLVEALGLQPHVEGGWYKRLWNSSFEIPHDTLGGSYSGPRASASSIYFLLHPGETSEWHTVLSSEIWLWHSGSPIVLSLGGSGDKPEDVTEVILGIDIAAGQQPQVVIPEGVWQAARVLGDEPVLVSCIVSPEFHFDDFKMIEK; from the coding sequence GTGACGCACAAAGAAATTTCCCCGCTGGTGGAAGCGCTGGGGCTGCAGCCTCACGTTGAAGGCGGATGGTACAAGAGACTTTGGAATTCATCCTTTGAAATCCCGCACGATACGCTGGGCGGCAGCTATTCCGGACCGAGAGCCTCGGCTTCGTCCATCTACTTCCTGCTTCATCCGGGTGAGACCTCGGAATGGCACACGGTGCTGTCTTCGGAAATCTGGCTGTGGCATTCGGGCAGCCCGATCGTACTGAGTCTGGGCGGCAGCGGCGACAAGCCGGAAGACGTCACAGAGGTCATCCTCGGCATCGACATCGCAGCCGGACAGCAGCCCCAGGTGGTAATTCCGGAAGGCGTATGGCAGGCTGCACGGGTACTCGGCGATGAGCCTGTACTGGTCTCCTGCATTGTATCTCCGGAGTTCCATTTTGACGATTTCAAGATGATCGAGAAGTAA
- a CDS encoding IS4 family transposase has protein sequence MDNVKPNSVIRQFVSLLPVHVLEPTVFDYYTKKLTVMKSIFIFVAAQLNRWSSYSEIEAQIRAQTELQRLFHLESISGSQLSRSLDRLPTELLEWLFQQLALRAKRRTASLHGMSKIIGKLSIVDASTISLPLTLGNWAQVSRKASSVKMHLRLVAASPDTIFPDAMVPTTANVGDRACAVDLVIPSDTTYVMDRGYDDYKKMEAWSTEDIRFVMRLRDRAFTTILEESTVEPEGRILRDAKVHMGSASRADKQELRLIEFMDEKGRRYRLVTSIWDLSAEDIAQIYKCRWLIELFFKWIKQHLQVVHVHSYKPPQAIWNQLFLALITALLVQEMNASLPRKITPWQLLKLMRVYLYLPWSALEDELLRVRRTSNGKPAGTRQKPKILRTSVGELRPSKK, from the coding sequence ATGGATAACGTTAAACCAAATTCAGTCATTCGTCAATTCGTATCTTTACTGCCGGTCCATGTTCTGGAACCGACCGTGTTCGATTACTACACTAAAAAGCTTACCGTGATGAAAAGTATCTTCATTTTCGTTGCCGCCCAGTTAAACCGCTGGTCTTCTTACAGCGAGATCGAAGCTCAGATTCGTGCACAAACCGAACTTCAGCGTCTGTTTCATCTGGAGAGCATCAGTGGTTCCCAATTATCCCGTTCGTTGGATCGTCTACCCACGGAACTTCTGGAGTGGCTCTTTCAGCAACTGGCCTTGCGTGCCAAACGGCGGACCGCTTCTCTACACGGAATGTCCAAAATTATTGGTAAACTGAGCATCGTCGATGCTTCCACGATTTCGTTGCCGCTAACTTTGGGGAATTGGGCACAGGTGAGTCGTAAAGCCAGCAGCGTCAAGATGCATCTGCGCCTCGTTGCTGCCTCACCTGACACCATTTTTCCCGACGCCATGGTGCCTACGACAGCCAATGTAGGGGACCGTGCATGTGCCGTCGATCTCGTCATTCCTTCGGACACGACTTACGTCATGGACCGTGGCTACGACGACTACAAAAAGATGGAAGCCTGGAGTACAGAAGATATCCGATTCGTCATGCGTCTGCGTGACCGGGCCTTTACCACGATTTTGGAGGAGTCCACCGTCGAGCCGGAAGGCCGAATCCTTCGGGATGCCAAAGTCCATATGGGCAGTGCCTCCCGTGCCGACAAGCAAGAACTACGGCTCATTGAGTTCATGGACGAAAAGGGCCGCCGTTACCGTCTGGTCACTTCCATTTGGGATCTGTCAGCTGAGGACATCGCTCAAATTTACAAATGCCGCTGGCTCATCGAGTTGTTTTTTAAATGGATAAAGCAGCATTTGCAGGTCGTGCATGTGCATAGCTATAAGCCACCACAAGCCATCTGGAATCAGTTATTCCTGGCTTTAATTACAGCGCTTCTGGTACAAGAGATGAACGCCTCGCTGCCCCGCAAAATAACACCCTGGCAGTTACTAAAACTGATGCGGGTCTATCTCTATCTACCGTGGTCTGCCTTGGAAGACGAGTTACTTCGCGTGCGAAGAACCTCCAATGGGAAACCAGCAGGAACGAGGCAGAAACCAAAGATCTTGCGGACAAGCGTAGGAGAACTCCGGCCGAGCAAGAAGTAA